The DNA sequence TCCTTGTTATAATTTTACACCTGTTAATTAATACTTCTTTATGACTGATACTTCAATTGAAATAAAATTTGTAAGCGAAGTTATTTCAGATATTGCTATAAGCCTTATCATGAATGGTGCTAATACTTCGCGAACATTAAAAAATACGCAAAGAATAGCCGGGGCTCTTGGTTATGAAGCTGATTTATTTTTTTCGTTATCAGGCGTTGTACTTAGTGTGAGAGATAAGAAAACTCATGTTATGCATACTATAGTTCGTGCTATACCTCATATTGGAGTAAATTTTGAAATTGTTTCTGAAATCAGCATATTATCATGGAGAGTGATTCATGAACAAATGGATGTGAATGCCGTAAATGAACAATTTAATTCTATAAAGAAAATTAATCATTACCCGAAACCCGCCATTTGGTTTTTTGTAGGTCTTGCCGGAGCCAGTTTATGCAGGATTCTTAATGGTAGTTGGATTGAGTTTTTTATTACTTTCCTTGCGACTGTTTTTGGAATCCTTTCCAGACAATTTTTAACTCAAAAAAAATTCAACATTTTTATAATTTTTACTATTGCTTCTTTTACTGCCGTATCTGTTGTGAATATTTTTAGATTAATCACCGGCCTTGATCTTAAAAGTGCTTTTGCTGCCAGTGTTTTATTTTTAATACCGGGTGTGCCTTTAATTAATTCTTTCATAGATATTTTAGAAGGATATGTTACACAAGGTATTGCCAGGGGAATACACGGATCAATGTTAATTTTTGTTATCGCTATGGGCCTATTTTTATCATTATTTTTATTTGGATATGGATTTAATTAA is a window from the Apibacter sp. B3706 genome containing:
- a CDS encoding threonine/serine exporter ThrE family protein — translated: MTDTSIEIKFVSEVISDIAISLIMNGANTSRTLKNTQRIAGALGYEADLFFSLSGVVLSVRDKKTHVMHTIVRAIPHIGVNFEIVSEISILSWRVIHEQMDVNAVNEQFNSIKKINHYPKPAIWFFVGLAGASLCRILNGSWIEFFITFLATVFGILSRQFLTQKKFNIFIIFTIASFTAVSVVNIFRLITGLDLKSAFAASVLFLIPGVPLINSFIDILEGYVTQGIARGIHGSMLIFVIAMGLFLSLFLFGYGFN